The following coding sequences are from one Halorubrum sp. BOL3-1 window:
- a CDS encoding lamin tail domain-containing protein yields the protein MSDGSPIRSRTSWHRLSPYARNSTGNRGLRAEVHDPLWLLGRQWQVGEFAGEDAGSPVKVDFWYEHDEFERVDLAPGDPETPSREYDPTVDGPLETLVERETVTVGPAERPPDRETAAEAGRYFLTLLDELGYEVGGERVTAAEFPESLRLGPPDRPVDAGGRRFLSVAGDRTLDGHALYVRLVDDGNVLAADGWDDVVWDDVGLPTPTNGSVTDAYREAAKGFGDWYADLYDEPDPEAEDADDAWNGDRMEYEFRASTGTGDDETVYAADEYAGGTLDWDAFSVVRGASATLTPGESGDGSDDDGSEGGDDSTDDGRSEGEFDVPPDVDMDALTPGGLSLSDLLVTGEVDPDETIVPTKVTFPGMPSTRWWEFEDGEVNLNEMNAGPGELGKLLVTEHALLYGNDWFQIPIEAPIGSLTRITELTVTDTFGEVTRALPTPSATESGDADDAGDLSDELGEGPLAGASRRSGGWNVFMHTHLPNHDRPGVLLPPTLATHHESDPVERVVLARDEVANAAFGVEFVVEDAVGDALRWREFEPPTLDIAAVDPDDDVDEESIRLENPGEVPVAVGGWSIESDAGETYSFPSGAAVPPGASVTVHTGSGTDHGSDRYWDAGAPVWADANHVTLFDADGGPVDSAFVGSPVDAAMPRYHLVTDVPDNWFPLRMRRVDPTAVWEIPELRFELSRLLDPEPGIPEPSGKLLEPDLSLYDEELTRTGMEVTRTYQYARWVDGGVRLWTGRRAGPGLGEGQSGLRYDVVRPRSNDRRPEE from the coding sequence ATGAGCGACGGGTCCCCGATCCGGTCGCGGACGTCCTGGCACCGGCTCTCGCCGTACGCCCGGAACTCGACGGGCAACCGCGGGCTGCGCGCCGAGGTGCACGACCCGCTCTGGCTGCTCGGTCGGCAGTGGCAGGTCGGGGAATTCGCGGGCGAGGACGCCGGGTCCCCCGTCAAGGTCGACTTCTGGTACGAGCACGACGAGTTCGAGCGAGTCGACCTCGCGCCGGGGGACCCGGAGACGCCGTCGCGCGAGTACGACCCGACCGTCGACGGCCCGCTCGAGACGCTCGTCGAGCGCGAGACGGTGACTGTCGGGCCGGCGGAGCGCCCGCCCGACCGCGAGACCGCGGCGGAGGCGGGTCGCTACTTCCTGACCCTGCTGGACGAGCTGGGGTACGAGGTGGGCGGCGAGCGCGTCACCGCGGCGGAGTTCCCGGAATCCTTGCGACTGGGGCCGCCGGACCGGCCCGTCGACGCTGGCGGGCGGCGCTTCCTCTCGGTCGCGGGCGACCGGACCCTCGACGGCCACGCGCTCTACGTCCGGCTGGTCGACGACGGGAACGTGCTGGCGGCCGACGGGTGGGACGACGTCGTCTGGGACGACGTGGGCCTGCCGACGCCGACGAACGGCTCGGTCACCGACGCGTACCGAGAGGCCGCAAAGGGATTCGGGGACTGGTACGCCGACCTCTACGACGAGCCCGACCCGGAGGCCGAGGACGCGGACGACGCCTGGAACGGGGACCGGATGGAGTACGAGTTCCGCGCGTCGACGGGGACCGGAGACGACGAGACGGTGTACGCCGCCGACGAGTACGCCGGCGGCACGCTCGACTGGGACGCCTTCAGCGTCGTTCGCGGCGCGTCCGCGACGCTGACGCCCGGCGAATCGGGAGATGGTTCGGACGACGATGGGTCGGAAGGCGGCGATGACTCGACGGACGACGGTAGGTCCGAGGGCGAATTTGACGTCCCTCCGGACGTCGACATGGACGCGCTGACGCCGGGAGGCCTGTCGCTGTCGGACCTCTTGGTCACCGGCGAGGTCGATCCGGACGAGACGATCGTCCCGACAAAGGTCACCTTTCCGGGGATGCCGTCGACCCGGTGGTGGGAGTTCGAGGACGGCGAGGTGAACCTCAACGAGATGAACGCCGGGCCGGGCGAGCTCGGCAAGCTCCTCGTGACCGAGCACGCCCTGCTGTACGGCAACGACTGGTTCCAGATCCCGATCGAGGCCCCGATCGGGTCGCTGACGCGGATCACGGAGCTCACCGTGACGGACACCTTCGGCGAGGTGACCCGAGCGCTGCCGACCCCGAGCGCCACCGAATCGGGCGACGCCGACGACGCCGGCGACCTCAGCGACGAACTTGGCGAGGGGCCGCTGGCCGGAGCGTCCCGGCGGAGCGGCGGCTGGAACGTCTTCATGCACACGCACCTTCCGAACCACGACCGACCCGGCGTGCTCCTCCCGCCGACGCTGGCGACGCACCACGAGAGCGACCCGGTCGAGCGCGTCGTCCTGGCGCGCGACGAGGTCGCGAACGCGGCGTTCGGCGTCGAGTTCGTCGTCGAGGACGCGGTCGGCGACGCGCTGCGCTGGCGCGAGTTCGAGCCGCCGACGCTGGACATCGCCGCGGTCGATCCGGACGACGACGTCGACGAGGAGTCGATCCGGCTGGAGAACCCGGGCGAGGTTCCCGTCGCGGTCGGCGGCTGGTCGATCGAGAGCGACGCCGGCGAGACGTACTCGTTCCCCTCGGGAGCAGCCGTCCCGCCAGGCGCGTCCGTCACGGTTCACACGGGGTCGGGAACCGACCACGGGTCGGACCGATACTGGGACGCGGGGGCCCCCGTCTGGGCGGACGCGAATCACGTGACGCTGTTCGACGCCGACGGCGGCCCGGTCGACAGCGCGTTCGTCGGCTCGCCCGTCGACGCCGCGATGCCTCGGTACCACCTCGTCACGGACGTCCCGGACAACTGGTTCCCGCTCCGGATGCGTCGGGTCGATCCGACTGCAGTATGGGAGATTCCGGAGCTCCGGTTCGAGCTGTCGCGGCTGCTCGACCCGGAGCCGGGAATTCCGGAGCCGTCCGGGAAGCTCCTCGAACCGGACCTCTCCCTGTACGACGAGGAGCTCACGCGGACCGGCATGGAGGTCACCCGGACCTACCAGTACGCGCGCTGGGTCGACGGGGGTGTCCGCCTCTGGACCGGCAGACGCGCCGGCCCGGGCCTCGGCGAGGGGCAGAGCGGACTCCGCTACGACGTCGTGAGGCCGCGGTCGAACGACCGGCGACCGGAGGAGTGA
- a CDS encoding BGTF surface domain-containing protein encodes MVSRGRDRRGIAGALTHVARADADATSGGVVRGDALSLPAIAADGSIAGETVLRVASVDETELTLAVKAADAGVPALLVRTEPAAPSPVTHTATTGATLADLALSPLDALALSQPRDDAGASELEKRFDYHLSRDPPASDPPVPDRASLELGFETVSPDADGDDPLTVAEFLEVARTFRELVSDGRPLDATDLNHPGERGDEGYTDATAVGLADRARDAQRTLAAAGALLENRVARFDVDDDDETTVTEGVASLREAVGTFRDAVPVDGATHVATTAADALDEDPDTLIDELRAVADEFPAGPTDPDAVDAAVTVHPLAARAVSGQADPGESVTVRVWSTSGVERFTRQATVTADGDGAYAAEFDLDDVRPGTPFAAVATADGDVVDAAEGRVVLPADDLVVEPEPDQSIRVPTDLNDGVAVDVTAATPDGSTTFATETVTTADRGTAVVDVGFDDVAPWTFFEAEVVADGDVEATRRGYVAADPGGVAAAGDVLPGLLWLARHADAFDPYAGATPAGRLRDHLAGDAVDWDAAREELALVRDLKDATPGEPPTQADVDAVAAVVDEGDGTPALERFDLTALDAAVYAATDGLRRIWMDDLFGVGGRPDRAGGVRFFENRSRIADEDRQDRLAAALDRPGMIADDELGEHGFAPSLTRFLADEATDALFRDADADRLRAYLAALAEFLPRMVEDLSTELQDATGFAYRFEQLVHDPESFPTGPERGAFEADFRRLVRTSALDHATAVDDLVAAAGVDSPYYDLDPLLLDLGSLGGPVGFDLSDLPDLGGGSGLGGGGPGGGPGGSGGPGGSNGSDGSGGSGGSNGSENGLDFGDLDPGLLSTLEDYLAGDAAARETLDDDGFGPADTPPGTGVTDLRFLLEVFRRLLLEPYLDALAAGTLPTDEADSRATFAAAAEGDAAALASTTSAGAAHLATARGPVGFDRAFRRGLLEGVRRALLRVSYFGVYAGTPNSVRGGTADDEAVLVAQAERVLGRVSDVHRRSRSLAPDRDGSGNVVDVPSVDSQLDRLEALFGEDFTVLPAFEPTNGAELSATFGRGADLTGGDPLAAETWLQRIGRVRDRPATFRRALSYAEAVTGERRRDLSVGQLPHRLDEEWVGLSTTEPDPGRLSLVGQFGDGFAGDFTGPVTGVFVDEHVENVPTTTETTGVALNYDDPDAVAPHAILLAVPPEEGGWSRGALESVVTRTTDLFRLRLVDLQDLEDLYQLLPTLYLPDNDKPRPDAPSVDLDRIREYHENAPGQWADLSFDVRFPTVGMWRHLDFDGDGGDSE; translated from the coding sequence GTGGTCTCACGGGGTCGCGACCGGCGTGGGATCGCAGGGGCACTGACCCACGTCGCCCGCGCGGACGCCGACGCCACGTCCGGCGGCGTCGTCCGCGGCGACGCGCTGTCGCTGCCGGCGATCGCGGCCGACGGGTCGATCGCGGGGGAGACGGTCCTGCGCGTGGCGTCGGTGGACGAGACCGAGCTCACGCTGGCGGTCAAGGCGGCCGACGCCGGTGTCCCCGCGCTGCTCGTCCGGACCGAGCCGGCCGCGCCGTCGCCGGTGACCCACACCGCGACGACCGGGGCGACGCTCGCGGACCTCGCGCTGTCACCGCTCGACGCCCTCGCGCTCTCCCAGCCGCGCGACGACGCCGGCGCGTCGGAGCTCGAGAAGCGGTTCGACTACCACCTGTCGCGCGATCCGCCGGCGTCTGATCCGCCCGTCCCCGACCGGGCGTCGCTCGAACTCGGCTTCGAGACGGTCTCGCCCGACGCCGACGGGGACGACCCTCTCACGGTCGCCGAGTTCCTGGAGGTCGCCCGGACGTTCCGGGAGCTGGTGAGCGACGGCCGCCCGCTCGACGCGACCGACCTGAACCACCCCGGAGAGCGCGGCGACGAGGGGTACACGGACGCGACCGCCGTCGGGCTCGCGGACCGCGCGCGCGACGCCCAGCGGACCCTGGCCGCGGCGGGCGCGCTGCTGGAGAACCGGGTCGCTCGGTTCGACGTCGACGACGACGACGAGACGACCGTCACCGAGGGCGTCGCGAGCCTCCGCGAGGCGGTCGGGACGTTCCGGGACGCCGTCCCCGTCGACGGCGCGACGCACGTCGCGACGACCGCCGCGGACGCGCTGGACGAGGACCCGGACACGCTGATCGACGAACTGCGCGCCGTCGCCGACGAGTTCCCCGCGGGACCGACCGACCCGGACGCGGTCGACGCCGCGGTCACGGTCCACCCGCTCGCGGCTCGGGCGGTGTCGGGCCAGGCCGATCCCGGCGAGTCGGTGACGGTCCGGGTCTGGAGCACGAGCGGCGTCGAGCGGTTCACCAGACAGGCGACGGTCACCGCCGACGGCGACGGCGCGTACGCGGCCGAGTTCGACCTCGACGACGTCCGACCGGGGACCCCGTTCGCGGCGGTCGCGACCGCCGACGGCGACGTGGTCGACGCCGCCGAGGGCCGCGTCGTGCTCCCGGCCGACGACCTCGTCGTCGAGCCGGAGCCAGACCAGTCGATCCGGGTCCCGACCGACCTCAACGACGGGGTCGCGGTCGACGTGACGGCCGCGACGCCGGACGGGAGCACGACGTTCGCGACCGAGACGGTTACCACTGCGGACCGCGGGACAGCGGTCGTCGATGTCGGCTTCGACGACGTCGCCCCCTGGACGTTCTTCGAGGCCGAGGTCGTCGCCGACGGCGACGTCGAGGCCACGCGGCGGGGGTACGTCGCCGCCGATCCCGGCGGCGTGGCCGCCGCGGGCGACGTCCTCCCCGGCCTGCTGTGGCTGGCGCGGCACGCCGACGCGTTCGACCCGTACGCCGGGGCGACGCCCGCCGGTAGACTCCGCGATCACCTCGCGGGCGACGCCGTCGACTGGGACGCCGCCCGCGAGGAGCTCGCGCTCGTGCGCGACCTGAAGGACGCGACGCCGGGCGAGCCGCCCACGCAGGCCGACGTCGACGCGGTCGCCGCTGTCGTCGACGAGGGCGACGGGACCCCGGCGCTGGAGCGGTTCGACCTCACGGCGCTGGACGCCGCCGTCTACGCCGCGACGGACGGCCTGCGCCGGATCTGGATGGACGACCTGTTCGGCGTCGGCGGACGCCCGGACCGCGCTGGCGGCGTCCGGTTCTTCGAGAACCGGAGCCGGATCGCCGACGAGGACCGCCAAGACCGGCTCGCCGCCGCGCTCGACCGCCCGGGGATGATCGCCGACGACGAGCTCGGCGAGCACGGGTTCGCGCCGTCGCTGACGCGGTTCCTGGCCGACGAGGCGACCGACGCGCTGTTCCGCGACGCCGACGCCGATCGGCTGCGCGCGTACCTCGCCGCGCTCGCCGAGTTCCTCCCGCGGATGGTCGAGGACCTCTCGACCGAACTGCAGGACGCCACGGGGTTCGCGTATCGCTTCGAGCAACTGGTCCACGACCCCGAGTCGTTCCCGACCGGCCCCGAGCGGGGAGCTTTCGAGGCCGACTTCCGCCGGCTGGTCCGAACGTCGGCGCTCGATCACGCGACCGCGGTCGACGACCTGGTCGCCGCCGCCGGCGTCGACTCGCCGTACTATGATCTCGACCCGCTCCTGCTGGATCTCGGGTCCCTTGGGGGACCGGTGGGATTCGATCTCTCGGACCTGCCCGATCTCGGAGGGGGTAGCGGCCTCGGCGGCGGCGGACCGGGCGGCGGACCCGGAGGTAGCGGCGGACCCGGCGGCTCGAACGGGTCGGACGGATCCGGTGGCTCCGGCGGCTCGAACGGATCGGAGAACGGCCTCGACTTCGGGGACCTGGACCCGGGGCTGCTGTCGACCCTGGAGGACTACCTCGCCGGCGACGCGGCCGCTCGCGAGACCCTCGACGACGACGGCTTCGGCCCGGCGGACACGCCGCCCGGGACCGGCGTCACCGACCTCCGGTTCCTGCTGGAGGTCTTCCGGCGGCTCCTGCTGGAACCGTACCTCGACGCGCTGGCGGCGGGAACGCTGCCGACCGACGAGGCCGACTCGCGAGCGACGTTCGCCGCCGCGGCCGAGGGCGACGCGGCCGCGCTCGCGAGCACGACGAGCGCGGGGGCAGCACACCTGGCGACGGCCCGCGGGCCGGTCGGGTTCGACCGGGCGTTTCGCCGGGGACTCCTCGAGGGCGTCCGCCGCGCGCTCCTGCGTGTCTCCTACTTCGGGGTGTACGCGGGGACGCCGAACTCCGTCCGCGGCGGGACGGCGGACGACGAGGCGGTCCTCGTCGCGCAGGCGGAACGGGTGCTCGGCCGGGTATCCGATGTCCACCGGCGGTCGCGCTCGCTCGCACCCGACCGGGACGGGAGCGGGAACGTCGTCGACGTCCCCTCCGTCGACTCCCAGCTCGACCGTCTTGAGGCGCTGTTCGGCGAGGACTTCACGGTCCTGCCGGCGTTCGAGCCGACGAACGGCGCGGAGCTCTCGGCGACCTTCGGCCGGGGCGCGGACCTGACCGGCGGCGACCCCCTGGCCGCGGAGACCTGGCTCCAGCGGATCGGTCGCGTCCGCGACCGGCCGGCGACGTTCCGGCGGGCGCTCTCGTACGCGGAGGCCGTGACCGGCGAGCGCCGCCGGGACCTCTCGGTCGGCCAGCTCCCGCACAGGCTCGACGAGGAGTGGGTCGGGCTGTCGACGACGGAGCCCGACCCCGGCCGACTCTCGCTCGTCGGCCAGTTCGGCGACGGGTTCGCCGGCGACTTCACGGGGCCGGTGACGGGCGTGTTCGTCGACGAGCACGTCGAGAACGTCCCGACGACGACGGAGACGACAGGGGTCGCGCTCAACTACGACGACCCGGACGCGGTCGCGCCGCACGCGATCCTGCTCGCGGTCCCGCCCGAGGAGGGCGGCTGGTCGCGCGGGGCCTTGGAGTCGGTCGTCACCCGGACGACCGACCTGTTCCGGCTCCGGCTCGTCGACCTCCAGGACCTCGAGGATCTCTACCAGCTACTGCCCACGCTGTACCTTCCGGACAACGACAAACCGAGACCGGACGCGCCGAGCGTCGACCTCGACCGGATCCGCGAGTATCACGAGAACGCACCCGGCCAGTGGGCGGACCTCTCGTTCGACGTCCGGTTCCCGACCGTCGGGATGTGGAGACACCTTGACTTCGACGGCGACGGGGGTGACTCCGAATGA